One window of the Benincasa hispida cultivar B227 chromosome 3, ASM972705v1, whole genome shotgun sequence genome contains the following:
- the LOC120073473 gene encoding uncharacterized protein LOC120073473: MATTRYEIEKFDGKTDFELWKVKIKEVLGQQKALLAITNPAKYPETLTAAEKKTIEIVDQPTAYDLWKKLNEIYLNKDLYNKAFLRERFFTHKMDVAKSLTDNLNEFKRLSLKFRSIGDNIGEENEAFILLNSLLESFKDVKTAMKYSGEKSLQKQ; encoded by the exons ATGGCTACAACCAGGTATGAAATCGAGAAGTTTGATGGAAAAACAGACTTTGAACTATGGAAAGTGAAGATCAAGGAAGTTTTGGGGCAGCAGAAGGCACTACTGGCCATCACAAACCCTGCAAAATACCCTGAAACACTCACAGCTGCAGAGAAAAAGACAATAGAG ATTGTTGACCAGCCTACTGCTTATGACCTCTGGAAAAAATTGAATGAGATTTATCTCAATAAAGACCTGTATAATAAAGCTTTCTTGAGGGAAAGATTTTTCACACACAAGATGGATGTTGCAAAGTCCCTCACTGATAATTTGAACGAGTTCAAGAGACTATCATTAAAATTCAGATCAATAGGAGACAATATTGGAGAAGAAAATGAGGCTTTTATATTACTTAACTCTCTACTAGAATCATTTAAAGATGTTAAGACAGCCATGAAGTACAGTGGAGAAAAATCACTACAAAAGCAATAA